A genomic segment from Macrobrachium rosenbergii isolate ZJJX-2024 chromosome 58, ASM4041242v1, whole genome shotgun sequence encodes:
- the LOC136837236 gene encoding uncharacterized protein, translating into MDMLPNIADITNQMNGATIFTKTDLLKGYFQIPIVKEDIEKTVIITSLWHLHFQLQLFGLGNAWATFQRLMDDCWWTFPSAWSMPMTSSYLDPTSSNILKDVKRVLQILKENRLEGREDKCEWAKKMVEFLGHQISPDSIKPLPGKSKSLTLMTDASSTAMGAALELDTEDGPEHSCTIKYLKGSVNIVADALSRNCVNTIQLGTETTWTYSDCGGTTPPLHGVTCQSTLERQPLPAKQGYRYLFTIIDRNARWPEAIPIWQQTAESCAKALIGCVSRHGVPQIITSHRGGNFTSAFWNALADGLGTRIIHTMAYNPEVNSIIERLHQSLKASLTTRCQGGS; encoded by the exons ATGGATATGTTGCCAAACATAGCAGATATAACCAACCAAATGAACGGAGCAACGATCTTCACCAAAACagatctgctgaagggatacttccagaTTCCAATAGTGAAAGAAGATATAGAAAAGACTGTGATCATCACCTCCCTTTGGCACCTACActttcaactacagctgtttggCCTTGGGAACGCatgggcaaccttccaaagacttatgGATGACTGCTGGTGGACCTTCCCTTCTGCTTGGTCTATGccgatgacatcctcatatttagaCCCAACCTCAAGCAACATCTTAAAAGACGTCAAAAGGGTGCTGCagatacttaaagaaaacagacttgaaggaagggaagacaagtgtgaatgggcaaagaaaatggtggaattcctgggccatcAAATAAGCCCAGACAGCATTAAACCCCTCCCAGGAAAGTCAAA GTCCCTCACTTTGATGACTGATGCCAGTAGCACGGCGATGGGCGCGGCACTAGAGCTGGACACAGAAGATGGTC ctgaacactcctgcaccatcaagtatttGAAGGGTTCTGTAAACATTGTGGCGGACGCACTTTCAAGAAATTgcgtcaacaccatccagctcggCACAGAGACAACGTGGACCTACAGTGACTGTGGTGGGACAACCCCACCCTTACATGGAGTGACCTGTCAATCAACATTGGAGAGACAACCATTGCCTGCGAAACAA GGGTACAGATATCTGTTCACCATCATTGACAGAAATgccaggtggcccgaagcaatACCAATATGGCAACAGACAGCGGAGAGTTGTGCGAAAGCTCTCATAGGGTGTGTCAGTAGACACGGAGTCCCACAGATCATCACGAGCCACAGGGGTGGAAATTTCACATCTGCCTTTTGGAACGCCCTCGCAGATGGTTTGGGGACAAGGATAATACACACGatggcctacaacccagaagTTAACAGCATCATCGAAAGGCTACACCAGTCATTGAAAGCATCACTTACCACTAGATGTCAAGGCGGAAGTTGA